In Buchananella sp. 14KM1171, the genomic stretch TACTCTCTGCGGCGGCACTGCGCGTCATTCACTAAGCCCATCCCACGGGAAGCCTGCGCGCGGCTACGGGATGAGCGCCACCCGGCTGATCAAGAGGTCCAGCTCGCGCACGTCGACGCGGTCACCCAGCTTCAGCTTGATCTGGCCAGCGCGCGTCCACAGCTCCATCTCCGTGTTCGCGCCCAAGAAGCCGGCCGTCTCAGACGACCACATGTTGATCGAGCGGTACGGCAGCGAATACATCTCCACCTTCTTGCCCGTGATCCCCTGGGAGTCCCGCACGATCAGGCGCAGGTTGGTGAACACGGCCGCATCCCGCAGCGTCTTGAAGGCCCGCACCGGCACCTCGCCCTCAATCAGGATCTCGGGCAGGTCCTTGGGGAAGGGGCACTCCTCGATCAGGGTCCACTCCACTACTGCTGCCGGTTCCATCGCTTCTCCTCGCTGCGTTGCGGTTTCGCCGTTCAGGCTACGCGCCGGCCCGCCCCTTGTCAGCGCCTTAGCGCCCTCTTGTTGCCCCACCCCCGCCGCGTGAAACACCATTTTTCACGCAGGGGCGTGGGGTACGACGCCGCCGCCCCACCTCCCCTCCCCTGCGGCCGCCACGCAGGGCGGGCAGGGAATCGGGGCGGCGGGGCGGCAGCGTCGGCCCTCCTGGCCTA encodes the following:
- a CDS encoding PH domain-containing protein, with the protein product MEPAAVVEWTLIEECPFPKDLPEILIEGEVPVRAFKTLRDAAVFTNLRLIVRDSQGITGKKVEMYSLPYRSINMWSSETAGFLGANTEMELWTRAGQIKLKLGDRVDVRELDLLISRVALIP